AACTTTTGCAGCGTTAGGATGCGTTGATGAACCAAAATTAGAATAAGAAAGCATCGCAATAACAGAATCAAAACCAAAAGAGCTAGCTACGTTTGCAGTCATTTGAGCAATGTCTGCCAATTCATCTGCTGTTGGTTCAATATTAATTGCTGTATCAGCCAAAAACATTGGACCTCGCTCTGTTGTCAAAATATTAACTGTTGCAACCTTTTTTACATCCTGAGCTTTTCCGACAACTTCAAAAATTGGTTTTACAACCGTTGGGTAGGATCTTGAGTAACCTGAAATCATACCATCAGCATCCCCTTCAAGAACCATCATCGCACCAAAATAATTTCGTTCTCGCATTTTTGACTGAGAACTATATAAAGTAGCTCCACTTCTTTTTCTATTATTCCAATATTTCTGAGCATATTGATCTCTTTTTTCTTTAGATTCTGCATCTTTAGAATCAATAATAACAATATCTGCATTAAAGTCTAACTCCTTTTTAAACCCTAAAATAGTCTCTTTGTTACCTAATAAAATTGGCTCAGCAATTCCTTCTTCATAAACAATTTGAGCTGCTTTCAAAACATCCAAATGATCTGCCTCTGCAAAAACAATCTTCTTAGGATTTATTTTTGCCCTATTATGTAGCATTCGAACCACTTTATTATCATTACCAGAACGCAACAACAATTCTTCTTTATAATTGTCCCAATTTTCAATCTTAATTCGAGCAACCCCACTATCGATAGCTGCTTTGGCAATAGCAGGAGGAATTGAATAAATTAATCTAGGATCAAAAGGTTTAGGTATAATGTAATCTTTACCAAAAGCTAGACGAGTTTCACCATAAGTAATATTTACTTGTTCAGGAACAGATTCTTTTGCTAATTCAGCTAAGGCTTTTACCGCAGCCATTTTCATTTCCTCGTTAATTTTTGTTGCTCTAACATCTAATGCTCCCCTAAAAATATATGGAAATCCCAAAACATTATTTACTTGGTTAGGATGATCAGAACGTCCTGTTGCCATAATGATGTCTTTTCTAGTTTGTACTGCCAATTCATAGGCAATCTCTGGGTCTGGATTGGCCATTGCAAAAACAATAGGATCTTTTGCCATAGTCAATAACATCGCTGGATTAACCACATCAGCAATAGATAATCCGATAAAAACATCGGCATTGACCATAGCTTCTTCTAAAGTATCTATTTTTCTATCCGAAGCAAATTCTAATTTTTCAATTGATAAATTTTCTCTATCACTTCTGATTACTCCTTTACTATCTAACATCACAATATTTTCGGCACGTGCTCCAAAAGCTTTATAGAGTTTGGTACAAGAAACAGCGGCAGCTCCTGCCCCACTAACAACAATGCGAACTTCTTCTATTTTTTTATCTATTATTTCTAAAGCATTTAGTAAAGCTGCAGCCGAAATAATCGCAGTACCATGCTGATCATCGTGCATCACCGGAATATCCAACTCTTCTTTAAGTCTTCTTTCTATTTCAAAAGCCTCAGGTGCTTTTATATCTTCTAGATTAATACCACCAAAAGTTGGCGACATTATTTTCACCGTTTCTATGAATTTATCTACATCTTTAGTATCCAATTCAATATCAATACTATCAATATCAGCAAAAATTTTAAACAATAATGCTTTTCCTTCCATAACTGGTTTAGAAGCTTCTGGGCCGATATCTCCCAATCCTAAAACAGCAGTTCCGTTAGAAATTACAGCTACTAAATTTCCCTTGGCGGTATATTTGTAAACGTTATTTACATCCTTAGCAATTTCTAAACAAGGCTCAGCTACTCCCGGAGAATAGGCTAGCCCTAAATCACGTTGTGTAGCATAAGGTTTTGTAGGCACAATTTTAATTTTACCTGGTTGAGGTTTTTCATGATACTGTAGGGCTTCTTTCTTAAATTTATCTTTACTCATAATATCTTAAATCATTAAAACCTACTAAAAAACAGTAGTTTTTTTATATTAAATTTATTCATTTCATTAACACAATCTATCAATTCTAAAATTAATTTACATTGTAACAAAAGTCATTTCTTTTGTCTTTTTTATATTTCAGTGGAAATTATATCGAAAATTTCATCTATCATTCTAGTAATTATTTTAAAAAAAAGGAGGTAAATAAATTACCTCCTAATAAAACTAAAACTAACTCAAAATTATTATTGTATGTAACCTGGATTTTGTTTCAAATTACTATTTCTCTCCAATTGAACCTTTGGTATTGGAAGAATCTTTCTAAAAGCACCAGCAGGATTAGCTTTGTTTGAAAACCAAGATTTTGTTGAAAATACTCCAAATCGTATTAAATCTTGTTTTCTATGCGCTTCTCCGACAAATTCCCAAGCTAGTTCATCTAAGAAACCTCCATACTGAATATCTGCTCCTCCTTCATAATCTGTAATTACTCCAGAATCATAAGTTCCGTATTTATAAACACTACCACCTAAAAGTTTAGCTCCTGTAACAGTTGCTTTAGCTGGATTGGTGTTTTTAAAATCTCTTTGTCTGATTTCTGTTACAATTGCTGCTGCCCCATTAGCATCTCCAGTTCTTAACAAACATTCTGCTTTAATCATCATGGCATCAGTTAATCTATAAAATGGAACATCATTACTTGTTTGTCCAATTTCACCAGTACCAATTTCATATTTAACCATTCTATATCCTTCATTAGGTTCGCAACCATTTACATTAGTCAAATAATTAATATATTCAAATTGTTGCCCATTTTCTAACATTATTGGTTCTCCTTTACTATCAAACTGTTTTCCTCCTAACCAAGAATCTTTTAATCGTTGATCATCTGGATCATAAGTATCTATAAATTGAGGTATTCCACCAGTTCCGTTCCAAGGTCCTCCAGCCAAATCATAAGTTCTCTGACTTTCGGCTGCTAATGTTTTGAATGGCCAATAATTTCCACCGGCTTTAATTTGATCAAAAGGAATAGAAAATATTTCTTCCGGTGAACTTTCATTTTTTATTTTAAAATTGTCCAAATAATTACTTGTCAAACTAAATTTACCGCTATTAATAACCTCATTAACCTCAGCCAAGGCTTCGTTCCATTTTGGTGTTCCTATATACACTTCTGCATTTAAATATAATTTTGCTAAAGTCATTTTAACAGCCCACTTTGTAATTTTCCCATAAGTGGCACTATTATTTTCTTCACTTAAATAAGGTAAAGCTCCTTTTAATTCACTTTCTACAAAATCATATACTTCTTTTCCTGTATTCTGTGTTGGCAAATATCCTTTTGGGAAATCATATTTGGTTACTATAGGAACATTTCTAAAATTATCTAATAATAAATAATAATAAATAGCTCTTAGTGCTCTCAATTCTTGAAAAATGGTTTCTTTATTCTCAATACCTGGTATTTGTTCTATTTGAAAA
The Flavobacterium sp. 5 DNA segment above includes these coding regions:
- a CDS encoding RagB/SusD family nutrient uptake outer membrane protein: MKNKNIVYKILASSLLFLGAGCTNLDENVYDKVLAENTKFTAEDLTSLIAPAYTSFRDVYWGWDAAFCLYEESSDLMVTPQRNGIGWGDYYITMHQHTYEAPLPHADGNWIYLYNGVNSVNKAIFQIEQIPGIENKETIFQELRALRAIYYYLLLDNFRNVPIVTKYDFPKGYLPTQNTGKEVYDFVESELKGALPYLSEENNSATYGKITKWAVKMTLAKLYLNAEVYIGTPKWNEALAEVNEVINSGKFSLTSNYLDNFKIKNESSPEEIFSIPFDQIKAGGNYWPFKTLAAESQRTYDLAGGPWNGTGGIPQFIDTYDPDDQRLKDSWLGGKQFDSKGEPIMLENGQQFEYINYLTNVNGCEPNEGYRMVKYEIGTGEIGQTSNDVPFYRLTDAMMIKAECLLRTGDANGAAAIVTEIRQRDFKNTNPAKATVTGAKLLGGSVYKYGTYDSGVITDYEGGADIQYGGFLDELAWEFVGEAHRKQDLIRFGVFSTKSWFSNKANPAGAFRKILPIPKVQLERNSNLKQNPGYIQ
- a CDS encoding NADP-dependent malic enzyme, translated to MSKDKFKKEALQYHEKPQPGKIKIVPTKPYATQRDLGLAYSPGVAEPCLEIAKDVNNVYKYTAKGNLVAVISNGTAVLGLGDIGPEASKPVMEGKALLFKIFADIDSIDIELDTKDVDKFIETVKIMSPTFGGINLEDIKAPEAFEIERRLKEELDIPVMHDDQHGTAIISAAALLNALEIIDKKIEEVRIVVSGAGAAAVSCTKLYKAFGARAENIVMLDSKGVIRSDRENLSIEKLEFASDRKIDTLEEAMVNADVFIGLSIADVVNPAMLLTMAKDPIVFAMANPDPEIAYELAVQTRKDIIMATGRSDHPNQVNNVLGFPYIFRGALDVRATKINEEMKMAAVKALAELAKESVPEQVNITYGETRLAFGKDYIIPKPFDPRLIYSIPPAIAKAAIDSGVARIKIENWDNYKEELLLRSGNDNKVVRMLHNRAKINPKKIVFAEADHLDVLKAAQIVYEEGIAEPILLGNKETILGFKKELDFNADIVIIDSKDAESKEKRDQYAQKYWNNRKRSGATLYSSQSKMRERNYFGAMMVLEGDADGMISGYSRSYPTVVKPIFEVVGKAQDVKKVATVNILTTERGPMFLADTAINIEPTADELADIAQMTANVASSFGFDSVIAMLSYSNFGSSTHPNAAKVRKAVNILHEKNPDLLVDGDIQTDFALNTELLQKTFPFSKLAGKKVNTLIFPNLESANITYKLLKELNKSESIGPIMMGLSEAIHILQLGASVNEIVNMTAVAVIDAQEREKSKS